From a single Leishmania infantum JPCM5 genome chromosome 36 genomic region:
- a CDS encoding RNA editing complex protein MP61 codes for MNRCSVKRRLSLRLPVVPTAGLLRRAPRAAGTRSGSGALCVAAAPIGSSTSLVSSSGRKAPVYYNFATPVSVLRDAAGGESVSHRRQRREAPAREGRLLLVAPRTPNPNDPLQRLNIFRREFSDFSSAAKLNQNIMVSVDTSTRRFLEMFCDFDAKRCKLCNETFLQWHIHANGIPHVGREGMLLELVRPYCGTPDELIDMWWQRLNSCAAFHRIPALSHDNPHERKRRLLYLLKVLKDRGILVETFNVSDNQSTNSARSWEFERLEFVGDNVVKYVLNSIISCAFPPHEGGTKGKMTCFQFVMDGNDGLARGYDHLDLQQLASSPRVVSKFKSDIVETLFAELQMYLWSTQHDVGTCPLVFPFTKDIYTLRALVQHALYELAIELFLYHIRHINGMLQRVMRENHLQFVKADSTLKPRAGARAGSLGVSTRRGDWSDDDDDYDCPQSYGAPAVPAPTAALMKVRCERTHLKGTGAALFFASTNYDSFKHVVPIGGLLPRPFAREDLSVIPNYMPHLRRDGAMTLRMRRAGNAGWSTLHGTAAALATREGVAGGLALSAGITPRVGSEPVRLSVPRLKDEELIPELI; via the coding sequence ATGAACCGCTGTAGTGTAAAGAGGCGCCtttcgctgcggctgccagTGGTGCCGACTGCAGGCCTCCTGCGGCGAGCACCACGAGCAgcaggcacgcgcagcggcagcggtgcactttgtgtcgctgctgcgcccatCGGCAGTAGCACCAGCCTCGTTAGCTCCTCTGGCCGGAAGGCTCCCGTGTACTACAACTTTGCCACGCCGGTGAGTGTGCTCCGTGATGCGGCGGGTGGTGAAAGTGTGTCTCACCGACGCCAACGCCGCGAGGCGCCGGCTCGAGAGGGAAGGCTGCTACTtgtggcgccgcgcacgccgaATCCGAACGACCCGCTTCAGCGACTGAACATTTTTCGACGCGAGTTTTCCGAtttcagcagcgccgcaaagCTCAATCAGAATATCATGGTGAGCGTCGACACGAGCacgcgccgcttcctcgaAATGTTCTGTGACTTTGATGCCAAACGCTGCAAGCTGTGCAATGAGACGTTCTTGCAGTGGCACATCCACGCCAACGGCATTCCGCACGTGGGGCGAGAAGGGATGCTGCTGGAGCTTGTTCGCCCGTATTGTGGAACTCCGGATGAACTAATAGACAtgtggtggcagcggctgaACTCGTGCGCTGCGTTTCACCGGATTCCCGCCCTGAGTCACGACAACCCACACGAGCGCAAGCGGCGTCTGCTATATCTGCTGAAGGTGCTGAAAGACCGCGGCATCCTTGTAGAGACGTTCAACGTGAGTGACAACCAGTCCACCAACTCAGCGCGCTCGTGGGAGTTTGAGAGGCTCGAGTTCGTGGGCGACAATGTGGTCAAGTACGTGCTGAACAGCATTATTTCCTGTGCATTTCCACCTCACGAGGGCGGCACAAAAGGAAAGATGACGTGCTTTCAGTTCGTGATGGACGGCAACGATGGCTTGGCACGCGGCTACGACCACCTCgacctccagcagctcgcctCCAGCCCTAGGGTAGTCAGCAAATTCAAGAGTGACATTGTCGAGACCCTGTTCGCGGAGCTGCAGATGTACCTGTGGAGCACGCAGCACGATGTCGGCACCTGTCCTCTTGTGTTTCCATTTACGAAAGATATTTACACCCTGCgggcgctggtgcagcatGCGCTGTACGAGCTAGCTATTGAACTCTTTCTCTACCACATTCGCCACATTAACGGCATGCTACAACGCGTGATGCGAGAGAATCACCTGCAGTTCGTAAAAGCAGATTCCACGCTGAAGCCAAGGGCGGGCGCAAGGGCCGGGAGTTTGGGCGTGAGCACGCGCCGTGGTGACTGgagcgatgacgacgatgacTACGACTGCCCGCAAAGCTACggtgcgccggcggtgcccgCCCCCACGGCGGCCCTCATGAAGGTGCGCTGCGAGCGCACCCACCTGAAGGGCACCGGTGCGGCGCTGTTCTTTGCCTCGACAAACTACGATAGCTTCAAGCACGTGGTACCGATCGGTGGCCTTTTGCCGCGGCCATTTGCGCGGGAGGATTTGTCAGTGATCCCAAACTACATGCCGCACCTCCGGCGCGATGGCGCGATGACGCtgaggatgaggagggccGGGAATGCCGGCTGGTCGACCCTGcacggcacagcagcagctctcgcCACGAGGGAAGGCGTTGCCGGCGGTCTCGCCCTAAGTGCCGGCATCACACCTCGTGTGGGCAGCGAGCCAGTACGCTTGTCCGTTCCGCGTCTCAAGGACGAGGAGCTCATTCCAGAGCTGATCTAA
- a CDS encoding putative ribosomal protein L24: MRTIECEFSHFAVHPGHGRRYVPFAFLSTKPVLTFSRPKCFALYMRKKNPRFIPWTRTYRRIHRKTTTDRVNRRRAARAVRVQRAIVGADLSYIQEVRAARKEDRSAKAKAIRAEVAERKAAKK; the protein is encoded by the coding sequence ATGCGTACGATCGAGTGCGAGTTCTCCCACTTCGCGGTGCACCCcggccacggccgccggTACGTGCCGTTCGCGTTCCTGTCGACGAAGCCGGTGCTGACCTTCTCGCGGCCGAAGTGCTTCGCACTGTACATGCGCAAGAAGAACCCGCGCTTCATTCCGTGGACGCGCACGTACCGCCGCATCCACCgcaagacgacgacggacCGCGtgaaccgccgccgcgccgcgcgcgcggtgAGGGTGCAGCGCGCGATCGTCGGTGCGGACCTGTCCTACATCcaggaggtgcgcgcggcgcgcaagGAGGACCGCTCCGCCAAGGCCAAGGCCATCCGCGCGGAGGTGGCCGAGCGCAAGGCCGCCAAGAAGTAG
- a CDS encoding putative ribosomal protein L24, with the protein MRTIECEFSHFAVHPGHGRRYVPFAFLSTKPVLTFSRPKCFALYMRKKNPRFIPWTRTYRRIHRKTTTDRVNRRRAARAVRVQRAIVGADLSYIQEVRAARKEDRSAKAKAIRAEVAERKAAKK; encoded by the coding sequence ATGCGTACGATCGAGTGCGAGTTCTCCCACTTCGCGGTGCACCCcggccacggccgccggTACGTGCCGTTCGCGTTCCTGTCGACGAAGCCGGTGCTGACCTTCTCGCGGCCGAAGTGCTTCGCACTGTACATGCGCAAGAAGAACCCGCGCTTCATTCCGTGGACGCGCACGTACCGCCGCATCCACCgcaagacgacgacggacCGCGtgaaccgccgccgcgccgcgcgcgcggtgAGGGTGCAGCGCGCGATCGTCGGTGCGGACCTGTCCTACATCcaggaggtgcgcgcggcgcgcaagGAGGACCGCTCCGCCAAGGCCAAGGCCATCCGCGCGGAGGTGGCCGAGCGCAAGGCCGCCAAGAAgtag